The Marivirga salinae DNA window TTTTATTGAGTGCTTTTGTCCCCGAGGCTATTCATATCATTCTTTTATTTGGTGGCTTATACCTTGCTTATGAAGGAGCTGAAAAAATTTATGCCTTTTTCTTCCATCGAGCACCCAAAAAGAAAATAGAAACAGTTGAAAAATTGACTAAAGAAGAGGCATTAAGCCAAGAAAAGGAAAAAGTAAAATCCGCTATTGTCACTGATTTCATTTTATCTGTTGAAATTATCATTATTGCCTTAGGGACGGTTGAAAATGAGACATTGCTTAATCAAATTATGGTCGTGTCTATTATCGCTTTAGTAGCCACAGTCGGTGTTTATGGAATAGTGGCCCTAATTGTTAGAATGGATGAGTTTGGGGTAAAATTGATCAACCTAAATGAAGAAGATGATAGTTTTTCGGATAAAGTAGGAAAATTTCTAGTACAAGCTTTGCCTATAGTAATTAAAAGCTTGACCGTAATCGGTACTATCGCACTACTTCTCGTTTCTGGTGGAATTTTTGCTCATAATTTAGACTTTCTACATGGTCTTCTTCCAAATGTGCCTTCCTTTATAACAGAATTTCTCATCGGCCTTGTGGTGGGGATAATAGTGCTAGCGGTAGTGCAAGTGGCTATTTTTGTAATGAAAAAAATAAAGGCCAATAAAGCATAAATCATTATTGTCCATCAACATTCCATGTGAAAGGCTTATATTGGTTTAATAAAACCAATTATTCATAATATCATGGAAATTACACCTCAGTATTTTAAAGTTGAAATTGAAAATAAAGTAGCGAGCGTCACTTTCAACAGACCGGAAAAATCAAACGCACTCCATAAGCCAGCATGGACAGAGTTGAAGGAACTCTTTAATTCTTTATCCGAAACGGCTGAAGTAAGGGCAATTGTATTAGCAGGAGAAGGCAAAAATTTCTGTGCGGGCATCGATTTAGAATTGCTGATGTCGGTCAGTCAATATCAAAAAATTGAATGTGCCGGAAGAAGAAGTGAAGAAATAAGAAAGCTAGTATTAACACTGCAAGAAGCCGTTAATGCCATTGAAAAATGCAAGAAACCAGTATTGGCCGCAGTGCATGGAGGATGCATAGGCGGAGGAGTAGATATTATTGCGGCTTGCGATATGCGCTATTGCAGTGATGATGCCTATTTCACCATTAAGGAAATTGATTTAGGAATGGTAGCCGATCTGGGCACTTTGCAACGCCTTCCAAAATTAATTTCTCCAGGAATGGTTTCCGAAATGGCCTATACGGGCAGAAAAGTCCCTGGCAAAGAAGCCAAAGAAATTGGACTAGTGAATCAATCTTATCCTTCAAGAGATGAATTGATGGAAAGTGTCAAAAAACTGGCCGCCACTATAGCTTCAAAATCTCCTTTATCGATTAGAGGCACCAAAGAAGTATTGAAATACAGCCGTGATCATTCGGTGGAGGATTCACTAAATTATATGGCCACCTGGAATGCCGCCATGTTACTTTCTGATGACTTAAGCGAAGCCTTCAAAGCGACTATGGAAAAAAGGAGTCCAGAGTTTAAGGATTAAATGCAAGAGTGAAATATTTTCTTATCAAGAGCGATAATTAGAACTATTTGTTAAATTTATGAGATGGCTAAAAAAATTAAAAAAACAAGGAAAGTAAAATTCGACTGGCTCAATCACTCTGTTAATTTCGTTGCGATCATAATAGGTGTTTACTTAGCCTTTTATATGAACGAAAGGACCAAAGAAAATCAACATAGAGAGGAAAGTTTAATTCTAATGAATTCTTTGCGAACCGATCTTCAAAGCGATATTGAATCCTATGAATCCTATCAAATCCCTGAAAATAAAAGACATCAACAAAATGTTGGAAACCTTCTGAACATCCTACTGAAAGATAGCTTAAGTGGAAATGAGGATCAATTATCTACCATCTTTGAGCTACAGAATTATGAACCCTCAAGTGCAACCTATAGCTCTATGAAATCCTCCGGTAAATTAAGTTTACTGAATGACTTATCTCTACAGAATGAGTTGGCTAATTTTTATGAAGGTTTTGCATTGGAGAGTATTGATAAAGGAGAATCACAAGTA harbors:
- a CDS encoding crotonase/enoyl-CoA hydratase family protein, coding for MEITPQYFKVEIENKVASVTFNRPEKSNALHKPAWTELKELFNSLSETAEVRAIVLAGEGKNFCAGIDLELLMSVSQYQKIECAGRRSEEIRKLVLTLQEAVNAIEKCKKPVLAAVHGGCIGGGVDIIAACDMRYCSDDAYFTIKEIDLGMVADLGTLQRLPKLISPGMVSEMAYTGRKVPGKEAKEIGLVNQSYPSRDELMESVKKLAATIASKSPLSIRGTKEVLKYSRDHSVEDSLNYMATWNAAMLLSDDLSEAFKATMEKRSPEFKD
- a CDS encoding DUF6090 family protein gives rise to the protein MAKKIKKTRKVKFDWLNHSVNFVAIIIGVYLAFYMNERTKENQHREESLILMNSLRTDLQSDIESYESYQIPENKRHQQNVGNLLNILLKDSLSGNEDQLSTIFELQNYEPSSATYSSMKSSGKLSLLNDLSLQNELANFYEGFALESIDKGESQVDFFSEELLPWYMNNLDFTNMQVLNPSELVVLRNKLIIYETLIDQKLQSYEGIVRESKALKNSIDALITERE
- a CDS encoding DUF808 domain-containing protein, producing the protein MASGFFALLDDISMLMDDVATLSKVAGKKTAGILGDDLAVNAEKASGFMASREIPVLWAITKGSLLNKLIILPLAFLLSAFVPEAIHIILLFGGLYLAYEGAEKIYAFFFHRAPKKKIETVEKLTKEEALSQEKEKVKSAIVTDFILSVEIIIIALGTVENETLLNQIMVVSIIALVATVGVYGIVALIVRMDEFGVKLINLNEEDDSFSDKVGKFLVQALPIVIKSLTVIGTIALLLVSGGIFAHNLDFLHGLLPNVPSFITEFLIGLVVGIIVLAVVQVAIFVMKKIKANKA